The genomic window CAAAAAACAAAAAGAGTTTATGGAACTGGGCACTCAAATTGCCGATCTCAAAAACCGGCTCAAAGATAAAATCAAAACTTACAGCAAAGGCATGACCAGAAAACTTTTACTCGCACGCACCGTGATGAACCGTCCAAAACTGGCGATACTGGACGAACCGACCTCCGGGCTGGATATTGTCAACGGTTTGGAGATCCGCAAAACTATCCGGCAAATGGCCGGCCAGGGTATGTCGGTCCTGTTATCCTCCCACAATATGCTGGAAATAGAATTTTTATCCGACCGCGTCGGCATCATTGCCCAGGGTCAGCTTATGGAAATCGGCACTCCATCGGAACTGAAAGCAAAATACGGCGCCGCCAATCTGGAAGAGGTCTTTATGAAATTATCCCACGCCTAACATGAAAAAGTTTTACATTTTAGTTAAAAAAGAAATCAAAGAGCTCCTGACCATACAGATGATCGCTCCCTTGATTATGGTGGTGATAGTTTTTGTCTTCATCGGCAAAACAGTCGGTAAACAAGTCGCCCAGACCGCGCAGAGCAATACCCCGATCGCGGTGTTGGATTTGGATAATTCAAAAAGTTCCAAAAATTTGGAGGATGCTTTAAAAAATAACCACTTTGACATAACCGTCTATCAAAATCTTTCCGCGGATGAAGCGGTAGCCAGAGCCAGAAGCGACAACGAAAAATCCCTGGTGGTCATACCGGCCGGGTTTGAACAAAATCTGAACAACCAAAAAACTACCCCCCTGCCCATCTACACCATCATGACCAATTTTTCCTTTACCGGTTCCAGAGGCAGCCAGAATCTGGCTATTGCCCTTGCGGCCATTAACGAAAACCTAAACAAGAAACCGGCGGAAAAACTGTTACAAGAGGATGACTATGTAGTAATTGGCGACCGACAGGCGCACGTTTCTCCGGCCGCAATCAGCGGATATATTTCTTCCCAAACCACCTTTATCCCGATTGTGTTATTTTTGGTAATCGTTTTCGCTTCCCAGTTGATCGTAACCTCTATTGCGACCGAGAAGGAAAATAAAACGCTGGAAACCCTGCTTTCCAGTCCGGTATCCAGACGGTCACTGGTCGCCGCCAAATTGGTGGGCGCGGGACTGGTGGCACTCCTGACCTCGGCTATTTATCTGGTTGGGATGCGCAGTTATATAAACGGCATAACCGGCAGCACTGGCGGAGGCACAAACGCTGCGATCCAGGCGGCAGCCGTCCAACTCGGGCTCGTTTTTAACAGTACCGATTATATTCTGCTGGGCTTATCCCTATTCTTTGGAATTTTAGTTGCCCTGTCTATCGCGCTGATTCTGGGATCATTCGCCCAAGACACCAAGAGCGCCCAGGGCATTATCAGCCCCCTCATGTTGCTCATTATGTTGCCATATTTCATGATAATGTTTTTGGACTTGAACACTATTTCGCCCGCTTTAAAATATTTGATTTATATTATCCCCTTCTCCCACCCATTTTTAGCCGCGCCGAATTTAATGCTGGGCCAGTATTACAATATCT from Patescibacteria group bacterium includes these protein-coding regions:
- a CDS encoding ABC transporter ATP-binding protein, whose amino-acid sequence is MLALSVENLKKIYREVEAVKGVSFSVAEKEIFALIGPNGAGKSTTLKMLATILTPTSGKAEIYGFDVTKQANEVRKIISYLPEEAGAYKNLSGKDYLQFMAAIYTDDTKKQKEFMELGTQIADLKNRLKDKIKTYSKGMTRKLLLARTVMNRPKLAILDEPTSGLDIVNGLEIRKTIRQMAGQGMSVLLSSHNMLEIEFLSDRVGIIAQGQLMEIGTPSELKAKYGAANLEEVFMKLSHA
- a CDS encoding ABC transporter permease gives rise to the protein MKKFYILVKKEIKELLTIQMIAPLIMVVIVFVFIGKTVGKQVAQTAQSNTPIAVLDLDNSKSSKNLEDALKNNHFDITVYQNLSADEAVARARSDNEKSLVVIPAGFEQNLNNQKTTPLPIYTIMTNFSFTGSRGSQNLAIALAAINENLNKKPAEKLLQEDDYVVIGDRQAHVSPAAISGYISSQTTFIPIVLFLVIVFASQLIVTSIATEKENKTLETLLSSPVSRRSLVAAKLVGAGLVALLTSAIYLVGMRSYINGITGSTGGGTNAAIQAAAVQLGLVFNSTDYILLGLSLFFGILVALSIALILGSFAQDTKSAQGIISPLMLLIMLPYFMIMFLDLNTISPALKYLIYIIPFSHPFLAAPNLMLGQYYNIWLGIGYMAILFLIFVIIAARIFASDKILTLNLNFKRTKRGNQI